Part of the Lysobacter enzymogenes genome is shown below.
CGCGGCGCGCAGCGCGTTGAGGTAGCTCAGGCGCGCGCGGCTCTCGTCGCCGACCTGGGCGAAGCCGTGGCCGAGTTCTTCCCAGGCTTCGCTGCCGGCGCCCTGGGCGACGGCGCGGTGCAGATAAGCTTCGGCCTGCGGCCACTGGCTCTGCGCGCGCGCCAGCCGGGCCAGGCTCAGCAACAGCCCCGGGCTGCCCGAACGCGCGGCCAGCCAGCGTTCGGCCTGGGCGCGGCGCGCTTCCAGCCGGCCGATCGGCAGGCGTCCGTACAGCGCCGCCAGCGGTTCGTCCCAGCGCGCGTCGAGCGCCTGTTCGAGGCTTTTCGCCGCGGCTTCTTCCCAGCGCATGTCGGCGGCGCGTTCGGCGTAGGCGGCCACCGCCGCCGGTTCGCTTTTGAGCGGCTTGGGCAGGCTTTCCCACAGGTCGGCCAGCACGTTGGCGTCGGCGGCTTCGCGCAGCGCCGCTTCGGCCCATTGCGCTTCCAGCTGGCTCAGGCGCGCGGCCGGCCAGGCGTTGCTCTGGCGCAGCGCGCCGAGCAGGCCGTAGGCCTCGCCGGCGCGGCCCAGCGCGGCCAGCGCCTGCGCGCGCAAGGCCAGTCCGCGCGGCGGCAGCGGCTGCGCGGCCGGCGCATCGAGCGCGGCCAGCGCATCGCCGGCGCGTTGTTCGGCCAGCGCGTATTCGGCCGCGGCCAGCGCGCGCGCGGCCGGGTAGTCGCTGGCGATCGCATCGAGATGCTGCGCCTGCGCCGCGGCATCGCCGCGCGCGGCCGCCGCATGCGCGGCGCCGACCCCGGCCACCGCGGCCGTGTCGCGGCTGCGCGCGGCCTGCGCCAGCGATTTTTCGGCGCGGCTCCAATGGCCCTGGTGCAGCGCGTCCAGGCCGTCGATCAAGCGCGCCCGCGCCTGCTTCTTGCGGTGCCGGCGCATGGCCACGAACGGCAGGCTCAGCGCCTTCCACACCAGCCACAGCGCGAGCAGGCCGCCGACCAGCATCAACAGCGCCTTGGGCACGTTGGTGAGGTAGTCGTAGCCGCCGTAGGTGACGACGACGCGGCCCGGATCCTGTAGCAGCAACTGCGCGACCAAGGCGCCGACCAGGGCCAGCACGATCCAGAACAGGAGATTGCGGAACAGATTCATCGTGGCGCGTCCTTCCTCGGAGCCCGGTCGGTGCGGTCGGTGCGCGCGGCGCTCAGTGCGCCGTGCGCAACTGGCGCAACTGCTGCAGTGTGGTGCCGAGGGTGGGAACCGTCAGTGAAAGCGGCATCGCCGCCAGTTCGCGCAGGCTCGCGAGCTGTTTTTCCTGCGTCGGCGAAGGCGCCGACAAGCGCTGCACCCAGCGTTCGGCGCGCTTGAGCGCGATCTTGTAGCCCGGCGCGTCGCGGCGTTCGGCCGCCGCGCGCGCCAGCGAGATCTCCAGCTGCAGCCCGGCCAGCGCGGCCGAGCGGTCGGCCGGATGCGAGGCGACGGTGCGGTCGACCGGCTGGGTTTCGATCAGCGTGCCGAACGCGCGCCGCCACCACGGCGACGGCTCGGCGACGGCCGGGCGGGCGCTGTCTTCCGGCAGGGTCAGCGACTGCGCCAGCGCGTCGAGCTTGGCCATCGCCTGCATGCGCGGTTCGATCCCCAGTTCCTTGAGCGCGGCGGTTTCCTGCAGCAGGGTCTGGCGCAGGCTCAGATAGGCCGGATCGTCGATGCCGTCGAGCACGCCGCCGGCCAGGATGTAGGCGCGGCGCGCGCCTTCCAGGTCGCCGGCGATCTGCAGGCGCTGCTGGCCCAGGGTCAGCAACAGCTCGGTCTCGTCCAGGCGCATGGCCTGGGCGCCGTGGCGGTTGGGGTCGGCGAGCTTGGACACGCTGTCCTCGATCAGCGCCGCGCGCTGGCCGATGCCGTGCAATTCGTCGCGCAGCACCCGGTTGGTGCTGTCGGCCTGGACGATGCGGCGGTTCTGCGCGTCCTGGTTCGTGCGCAAGGTGTCGACCCGCTGCTCCAGCGCCTCCAGGCGCTGCGCGTCGTCGGCCGCGGCCTCGCGTTCGAGCACTTCGCGCTGCTGCCATTGGCGCCAGCCGAACCAGCCGGCCGCGGCGATCAGCGCCAGCAACACCAGCCACAGCCAGGCGGACGAACCGCGGCGCGCGGGCGCCGCGGCGGAAGGAGAAAGGGACACGGGATCGGCGGGGTCGTTCATGACCCGGCCATGCTACCGGATGAACGGATCAAGACCGCCTTGACGCGATCGCGTTTCGTTGCGGCCGGGCGCTCGGCGCGGACGGACGGCGCGTTCTCGTGCGGGGCCGGACGAGTCGCGCCGCATCCGAGCGGGCGCGGTCGGCGTGCCGCGCCAAGCCGAAGGCGCGCGACCGGTCGTGCGCAGCAGGCCGTGCCGCATCCGCCGCGCGCAGGTCGGTTCGCTCAAGTGCCCGTCGTCTCCGCCAGCGGCGCCAGCAATTCCTCCGCGCCCGGCCCGGCGGCGACGCCGACCGTGGCGAACCCGGCCTCGCGCGCCAGCTGCGCCAGCCGCGCGCTGGCCGCGCTGACCCGGGCCTGGCGCAGCCGCGCGGCGGCCTCGGCCGGCAATCGTTCGAGCACGCGCTGCAAGGCCTCGCCGCTGGACAGCGCCAGCAGCAGCGGCGCGCGCGCATCGATCAGGCGCGCGACCATGAACCGGTCCAGCGGCGCCGGCTCGCGCCGGTAGATGTCGGCGCGCCGCAGCTGCGCGCCGCGCGCGGCCAGGGTCGGCGCGATCGCGCCGCGGCCGCCGGGCGCGGTCAGCAAGCCGACGCTGTCGCCGGCGGCGTAGCGGTCCAGGCCGGGCAGGGCGAGCAGGCCTTCGCTGTCCATGCGCTCGGGCCAGCGAACATCGGTTATGCCGAATTCGGCCAGAGCCTGTGCAGTGCCGGCACCGACCGCATACCAGGCCTGACCGGCGCGTTGCGGCGGCTGCGGCAGCGTCGGCGCGGCCGCGCGCGCATCGGCCGCGCACAGGTCGCGCAAGGCGCGCACCGCGTTGGGACTGGTGACCACGACTTGCGTCGACTGCAGGGCGGCGGCCAAGGCCGCGCGCGCCGCAGCGGTGTTTTCGCTGCGGATCGACCACGGCGACAGCTCGATCAATGCGCTGGCGTATTGCGCTGCGATACAGCGTAGCGCCTCGTGTTCGTCACTAGGACGTAACGAGATCACGTACCATCGCGGCGGTATCGTCGGCTCGCGGCTCATGCGCGCAGCTTCGCACAGCGCCGCGCGCAACGGCAGCCGCCATGCGTCGCAGTACGTTTACGCGAGGGTTTTCGCGCTCGCGCAGCGCGGTTGCGCTGCAAGCGCCGCGCCGTATCGATACCGGATTCGCGCAATCGTTTTTCGATTCGGTTCCTGCGATTTCGTTTTGCAGCACGTTCGCGCAACACCGCTTCCGCAACACGGCTTCCGCACCACCGAATACGCAACACCGTTCCCCGTGTCCCGCAGTTCGCGATTCGTTCCTGTGGTCTGCTTCGCGCGGCCGC
Proteins encoded:
- a CDS encoding uroporphyrinogen-III C-methyltransferase, coding for MNDPADPVSLSPSAAAPARRGSSAWLWLVLLALIAAAGWFGWRQWQQREVLEREAAADDAQRLEALEQRVDTLRTNQDAQNRRIVQADSTNRVLRDELHGIGQRAALIEDSVSKLADPNRHGAQAMRLDETELLLTLGQQRLQIAGDLEGARRAYILAGGVLDGIDDPAYLSLRQTLLQETAALKELGIEPRMQAMAKLDALAQSLTLPEDSARPAVAEPSPWWRRAFGTLIETQPVDRTVASHPADRSAALAGLQLEISLARAAAERRDAPGYKIALKRAERWVQRLSAPSPTQEKQLASLRELAAMPLSLTVPTLGTTLQQLRQLRTAH
- a CDS encoding heme biosynthesis HemY N-terminal domain-containing protein, whose translation is MNLFRNLLFWIVLALVGALVAQLLLQDPGRVVVTYGGYDYLTNVPKALLMLVGGLLALWLVWKALSLPFVAMRRHRKKQARARLIDGLDALHQGHWSRAEKSLAQAARSRDTAAVAGVGAAHAAAARGDAAAQAQHLDAIASDYPAARALAAAEYALAEQRAGDALAALDAPAAQPLPPRGLALRAQALAALGRAGEAYGLLGALRQSNAWPAARLSQLEAQWAEAALREAADANVLADLWESLPKPLKSEPAAVAAYAERAADMRWEEAAAKSLEQALDARWDEPLAALYGRLPIGRLEARRAQAERWLAARSGSPGLLLSLARLARAQSQWPQAEAYLHRAVAQGAGSEAWEELGHGFAQVGDESRARLSYLNALRAARGEAPSELPGRDLRQKLFDEAVVEERDEFGMPRLRG
- a CDS encoding uroporphyrinogen-III synthase, giving the protein MSREPTIPPRWYVISLRPSDEHEALRCIAAQYASALIELSPWSIRSENTAAARAALAAALQSTQVVVTSPNAVRALRDLCAADARAAAPTLPQPPQRAGQAWYAVGAGTAQALAEFGITDVRWPERMDSEGLLALPGLDRYAAGDSVGLLTAPGGRGAIAPTLAARGAQLRRADIYRREPAPLDRFMVARLIDARAPLLLALSSGEALQRVLERLPAEAAARLRQARVSAASARLAQLAREAGFATVGVAAGPGAEELLAPLAETTGT